One genomic region from Clostridiales bacterium encodes:
- a CDS encoding RNA pseudouridine synthase, whose translation MRKPKEQEPNEDGITVLFEDNHLLVVVKPQNVPTQADESGDEDLLTKLKKYLVKKYNKPGEAYLGLVHRLDRPTGGVMVFAKTSKAAARLSEQLKNHDEFEKTYLAVTSGRPTRTGKIEHYLAKDSKTNTVVVAPSSLEGAKKAESDIEIKDERDGLTLVSVKLLTGRSHQARVQLKALSAPIVGDYRYAGNKLIKSPHLALWAYKLVFAHPVSGDIMRFIALPPDEFPWTVFDTESLVDIVRPISTNHYFN comes from the coding sequence GTGCGGAAGCCCAAGGAGCAAGAGCCTAACGAGGACGGTATAACCGTGCTGTTCGAGGACAATCATTTGCTTGTGGTCGTTAAGCCGCAAAACGTTCCCACCCAAGCCGACGAGAGCGGCGACGAGGACCTTCTCACTAAGCTTAAAAAGTACCTTGTTAAAAAGTACAACAAGCCCGGAGAAGCGTACCTGGGACTCGTGCATAGGCTCGACCGCCCGACCGGCGGCGTTATGGTTTTCGCCAAGACGAGCAAGGCGGCGGCGCGGCTCAGTGAGCAGCTGAAAAATCACGACGAGTTCGAAAAGACCTACCTTGCCGTGACGAGCGGTAGACCCACGCGCACGGGCAAGATAGAACACTACCTCGCAAAAGACAGCAAGACCAATACGGTCGTCGTTGCGCCGAGCTCGCTCGAAGGCGCGAAAAAGGCGGAGAGCGATATAGAGATAAAGGACGAGCGCGACGGGCTTACGCTCGTTTCGGTAAAACTTTTGACGGGCAGGAGCCACCAAGCGCGCGTGCAGTTAAAGGCGTTGTCCGCGCCGATAGTGGGCGATTACAGATACGCGGGCAATAAGCTTATAAAGAGTCCGCACCTTGCGCTCTGGGCGTACAAGCTCGTTTTTGCGCATCCCGTAAGCGGCGATATCATGCGGTTCATCGCGCTTCCGCCCGACGAGTTTCCGTGGACGGTATTCGATACCGAATCGCTCGTCGATATAGTGCGACCTATAAGCACCAACCACTATTTTAATTAA
- a CDS encoding SAM-dependent methyltransferase: MLAPDWNDYKILGSGDGLKLERWRDIILLRPDPQAIWRATVDYSAFDCHAKYERDRAGGGRWIVRKPMPKEWTIDWREHKFYVKPTGFKHTGVFPEQAVNWDKTSALVKSGQKKLGRQVKILNLFAYTGASTAVLAKAGAHVTHVDAAKGMVERAQLNCKLNSVPTENTRFIVDDCKKFVTREIKRGKKYDAVIMDPPSYGRGANGEVWRMEDDIFELVKLTTVVLTDEPIFFLLNSYTTGLQPQTISNVLSLNIPYGKVTAYEVCLPTERDNVALPCGCSGLLERV; this comes from the coding sequence ATGTTAGCGCCCGATTGGAACGATTATAAAATTCTCGGCAGCGGCGACGGGCTCAAACTCGAACGCTGGCGGGACATAATACTGCTCCGTCCCGATCCGCAGGCGATATGGCGCGCGACCGTTGATTATTCCGCGTTCGACTGCCACGCGAAATACGAGCGCGACAGGGCGGGCGGCGGCAGGTGGATAGTGCGCAAGCCTATGCCCAAGGAATGGACCATCGACTGGCGCGAGCATAAGTTCTACGTCAAGCCGACGGGGTTCAAGCACACGGGCGTTTTCCCCGAGCAAGCGGTCAATTGGGACAAGACGTCCGCGCTTGTAAAGTCGGGGCAGAAAAAGCTCGGGCGGCAGGTCAAGATATTGAACTTGTTTGCGTACACGGGCGCGTCGACGGCGGTGCTCGCCAAGGCGGGCGCGCACGTAACGCACGTAGACGCGGCGAAGGGCATGGTCGAGCGCGCACAGCTTAACTGCAAGCTAAATTCCGTTCCTACCGAGAACACTCGGTTCATTGTCGACGATTGCAAAAAGTTCGTCACGCGTGAGATAAAGCGCGGCAAGAAGTACGACGCGGTCATCATGGATCCGCCCAGCTACGGCAGGGGCGCGAACGGCGAGGTATGGCGAATGGAGGACGATATCTTCGAGCTCGTAAAGCTGACCACCGTGGTACTGACCGACGAGCCAATTTTCTTCCTGTTAAACAGCTACACGACGGGGCTTCAACCGCAGACCATTTCCAACGTTCTCTCTCTGAATATCCCGTACGGCAAGGTGACGGCTTACGAGGTATGCCTGCCGACTGAGCGAGATAACGTGGCGCTCCCGTGCGGTTGTTCGGGACTTCTCGAACGCGTATAG
- a CDS encoding isoleucine--tRNA ligase codes for MYKKVTAYDAVGMEKKIAEFWKENDVFNKSITAREGGEEFSFYDGPPTANGKPHVGHVLTRTMKDIIPRFHTMKGKHVLRKAGWDTHGLPVELEVEKSLNIDGKQDIEKYGVEPFIEKCKQSVWKYKSEWEKMSDRVGYWADMDNPYVTYDDKYIESVWWSLKTIFDRGLIYKGHKIVPYCPRCGTALSSHEVAQGYKDVTERTAVVGFKSDFEGGCYILAWTTTPWTLPSNVALCVNAKFDYILIEADGNKYVLAKELVDKHFKEYTTLKTYKGSALVGVKYEPLYKTYNGKADCYKIVSDGYVTLTDGTGIVHIAPAFGEDDARVGRDNGLPFVKTIDERGRFTEPKQFEGKFCKDADKDIIAELKSRGQLVSAPSYTHSYPFCWRCNTPLLYYARESWFIKTTAVKDKLIKNNASVNWYPESIGTGRMGNFLENVIDWGLSRDRYWGTPLPIWVCDKCGKTEAIGSKQELKDKCGIKGDIELHKPFVDGATYKCACGGTMKRTPEVIDCWYDSGSMPFAQYHYPFENKEVFEKTFPADFISEAVDQTRGWFYTLLVISTLLFDKAPFKNCLVLGHVTDEQGRKQSKHLGNVVDPFSVLDATGADAVRWYYYTNSAPYLPSRFYMKAVSESQNKFLGTLYNTYAFYVMYADIDSFDPTKVDKKKLKYTLMDKWALSELNELVKFVDDGLTQYKLYETARAIADFTDKLSNWYVRRCRERYWAGGMTTDKTTAFYTLYTVLETLARLVAPYTPFIAEEIYQNIVRTVDEKAPLSVHTADFPKPDKKLINEKLTCDMERVIKAAELGRAARNKSGLKNRQTLGKAIVAGEFPIEYADILADELNVKAVEVGGTSELTGYDVKPQLKTVGPKYGKKVGAIRTHLADNGDVAAKTVLAGNIYKFEVDGEQVELTKDDMLIATRGAEGYCVEADLDMTVALDINLTEDLLLEGGAREIISKVQTLRKSSGFDVTDRIKLYWAGDEFIEKTFALHGERIAKVTLSVEVIKLATDGEAADINGHNAILKVEKC; via the coding sequence ATGTACAAGAAGGTAACGGCATACGACGCGGTCGGCATGGAAAAGAAGATCGCCGAGTTCTGGAAAGAAAACGACGTATTCAACAAGAGCATAACGGCGCGCGAGGGCGGCGAGGAATTTTCGTTCTACGACGGTCCGCCGACCGCCAACGGCAAGCCGCACGTGGGGCACGTTTTGACGCGCACCATGAAGGATATTATTCCGCGCTTCCATACCATGAAGGGTAAGCACGTTTTGAGAAAGGCGGGCTGGGATACGCACGGTCTGCCCGTCGAGCTCGAAGTCGAGAAATCGCTCAATATCGACGGCAAACAGGATATAGAGAAGTACGGCGTAGAGCCGTTCATCGAGAAGTGCAAGCAGAGCGTTTGGAAGTACAAGTCGGAGTGGGAAAAAATGTCCGACCGCGTAGGCTATTGGGCGGACATGGACAACCCCTACGTGACATACGACGACAAGTATATCGAAAGTGTTTGGTGGTCGCTTAAAACCATATTCGATCGCGGGCTTATCTACAAAGGTCACAAGATCGTTCCATACTGCCCGCGCTGCGGCACGGCGCTGTCGTCGCACGAGGTGGCGCAGGGCTATAAAGACGTTACCGAGCGCACGGCGGTCGTCGGGTTCAAATCCGACTTCGAGGGCGGGTGCTATATCCTCGCGTGGACGACCACGCCGTGGACGCTTCCCTCTAACGTTGCGCTGTGTGTAAACGCCAAGTTCGATTATATTCTTATCGAAGCGGACGGCAACAAATACGTTCTTGCGAAAGAGCTTGTGGACAAGCATTTTAAAGAATATACCACGCTCAAAACTTATAAGGGCAGCGCGCTCGTCGGCGTTAAGTACGAGCCGCTTTACAAGACCTATAACGGCAAAGCCGACTGCTATAAAATAGTCAGCGACGGTTACGTAACGCTTACCGACGGCACGGGCATAGTACATATAGCGCCAGCGTTCGGCGAGGACGACGCGCGCGTCGGGCGGGATAACGGGCTTCCGTTCGTAAAGACGATAGACGAGCGAGGACGGTTCACCGAGCCCAAACAGTTCGAGGGCAAGTTCTGCAAGGACGCGGACAAGGACATAATCGCCGAGCTTAAATCGCGCGGTCAACTCGTATCCGCGCCGTCGTACACGCACAGCTATCCGTTCTGCTGGCGGTGCAATACGCCGCTTCTGTACTACGCGCGCGAAAGCTGGTTCATTAAGACGACCGCCGTCAAGGACAAGCTGATAAAGAACAACGCTTCGGTCAATTGGTATCCCGAGAGCATCGGTACGGGCAGGATGGGCAACTTCCTCGAAAACGTTATCGACTGGGGCTTGTCGCGCGACAGGTATTGGGGCACGCCGCTGCCTATCTGGGTATGCGACAAGTGCGGCAAGACCGAGGCTATCGGCAGCAAGCAGGAACTCAAAGACAAGTGCGGAATAAAAGGCGATATCGAGCTTCACAAGCCGTTCGTCGACGGCGCGACCTATAAATGCGCTTGCGGCGGCACGATGAAGCGCACGCCCGAGGTCATAGACTGCTGGTACGATTCGGGCTCTATGCCGTTCGCGCAGTATCATTATCCGTTCGAGAATAAAGAGGTTTTCGAAAAAACCTTCCCCGCCGATTTCATATCGGAAGCGGTCGACCAAACGCGCGGCTGGTTCTACACCTTGCTCGTTATCTCGACCCTTCTTTTCGACAAGGCACCGTTCAAGAACTGCTTGGTGCTCGGTCACGTAACCGACGAGCAGGGCAGGAAACAGTCCAAGCACCTCGGCAACGTAGTCGACCCGTTCTCCGTCCTCGACGCGACGGGCGCGGACGCGGTACGCTGGTACTACTACACGAACTCCGCGCCGTACCTGCCGAGCAGGTTCTATATGAAAGCGGTGTCCGAGTCGCAGAACAAGTTCCTCGGCACGCTGTACAACACCTACGCGTTCTACGTAATGTACGCCGATATAGACAGCTTCGACCCGACCAAGGTCGATAAGAAAAAGCTCAAATACACGCTCATGGATAAGTGGGCGCTGAGCGAGCTTAACGAACTCGTCAAGTTTGTGGACGACGGGCTTACGCAATACAAGCTGTACGAAACGGCGCGCGCTATTGCCGACTTTACCGACAAACTGTCCAACTGGTACGTGCGCCGCTGCCGCGAGCGCTACTGGGCGGGCGGCATGACGACCGACAAGACCACGGCGTTCTACACGCTGTATACAGTGCTCGAAACGCTCGCGCGTTTGGTCGCGCCGTACACGCCGTTTATCGCCGAGGAGATCTATCAAAACATAGTTCGCACGGTAGACGAAAAAGCGCCGCTGTCCGTGCATACGGCGGACTTCCCCAAGCCAGACAAAAAGCTCATCAACGAAAAGCTTACGTGCGATATGGAGCGCGTTATCAAGGCGGCGGAGCTCGGTCGCGCGGCGCGTAACAAGAGCGGGCTTAAAAACCGTCAAACGCTCGGCAAAGCGATAGTCGCGGGCGAGTTCCCGATCGAGTACGCCGATATCCTCGCCGACGAGCTCAACGTTAAGGCTGTCGAGGTCGGCGGCACGAGCGAGCTTACCGGTTACGACGTAAAACCGCAGTTAAAGACCGTCGGTCCCAAGTACGGCAAAAAGGTGGGCGCGATACGCACGCACTTAGCCGATAACGGCGACGTTGCCGCTAAAACCGTTTTGGCGGGTAATATATATAAGTTCGAGGTCGACGGCGAGCAGGTAGAGCTCACCAAAGACGATATGCTGATAGCAACGCGCGGTGCGGAAGGCTACTGCGTGGAAGCCGATCTTGATATGACCGTTGCGCTCGATATAAATCTCACCGAGGACCTTCTCTTAGAGGGCGGCGCGCGCGAGATAATCTCTAAGGTCCAGACCTTGCGCAAGAGTAGCGGGTTCGACGTTACCGACCGTATCAAGCTTTACTGGGCGGGCGACGAGTTCATAGAAAAAACGTTCGCGCTCCACGGCGAGCGCATAGCTAAGGTGACGCTTTCGGTCGAAGTGATTAAGCTTGCGACGGACGGCGAAGCCGCCGACATTAATGGACATAATGCCATTCTCAAAGTAGAAAAATGTTAG
- a CDS encoding serine/threonine protein kinase, with the protein MQDPRDIRTICLHCFGTLDPRTRICTRCGKRATDEVTALGALPLRTLLAGRYLIGLPLGRGGFGITYKAYDILTCTAVAIKEFFPKGYTKRAPRATAVEVDGPDNARAFNYWLTAFIQEAKVLTSIKHLDGIVSIYDFFLTNNTAYIAMEYLNGMSLHHFINGRGGRLSMSETLNIMRPVLETMLRLHQHGVIHKDISPENIQIVDNKAIKLIDFGAASIYTQNVQKPFFVLKKGYSPLELYTQGGSQGPWTDIYELGATIYTCLVGNPPPEATERRLNDRIVPPSMLNVKIQPVREKSLLKALSIYPKDRYSNIAAFQQMFYGEFMPNSFVHSKTQ; encoded by the coding sequence ATGCAAGACCCCCGCGACATAAGAACTATATGCCTTCACTGCTTCGGTACGCTCGACCCGCGCACCCGTATTTGCACACGTTGCGGAAAACGCGCGACTGACGAAGTCACGGCGCTCGGCGCACTGCCCTTGCGCACTCTGCTTGCAGGACGGTACCTTATCGGGCTTCCGCTCGGTCGGGGCGGTTTCGGTATAACGTACAAAGCGTATGACATACTGACCTGCACGGCTGTCGCTATCAAGGAATTCTTCCCCAAGGGTTATACCAAGCGCGCGCCGCGCGCAACGGCGGTCGAGGTCGACGGACCGGACAACGCCCGAGCGTTTAACTATTGGCTTACCGCGTTCATACAGGAAGCCAAGGTCTTGACCTCTATCAAGCACCTCGACGGCATAGTCAGTATTTACGATTTCTTCCTTACGAACAACACCGCTTATATCGCCATGGAATACCTGAACGGTATGAGCTTGCACCATTTCATAAACGGGCGCGGCGGCAGACTATCCATGTCCGAAACGCTCAATATCATGCGCCCCGTGCTCGAAACCATGCTCAGGCTGCACCAGCACGGCGTTATCCATAAAGACATTTCGCCCGAGAACATTCAGATAGTCGACAACAAGGCAATAAAGCTAATCGACTTCGGTGCGGCGTCCATTTATACCCAGAACGTACAGAAACCGTTCTTCGTTCTCAAAAAGGGCTACTCCCCGCTCGAACTGTACACGCAAGGCGGCTCGCAAGGCCCGTGGACGGATATATACGAATTGGGCGCAACGATATACACCTGCTTGGTCGGCAATCCCCCGCCCGAAGCGACGGAACGCAGGCTCAACGACAGGATCGTTCCCCCGTCCATGCTCAACGTAAAAATTCAGCCCGTGCGCGAAAAATCACTGCTTAAAGCCTTATCGATCTACCCCAAAGACAGATACTCGAATATCGCCGCCTTCCAGCAAATGTTCTACGGCGAGTTCATGCCGAACTCCTTCGTCCATTCCAAAACCCAGTAA
- a CDS encoding restriction endonuclease has product MAITSNEKQKVKTVISDYLSSDKSSTRKEIMDAVLDAFGFFDKEKQSKSSNSKCNNIRSYAGSVLSEMCSNGDIKNENGNYVLIKERAVIVEEDQCRNAILAFLKKKPYTKKDLYATLQKHFKTDKTKTVADDNALKGLAGNLLSSLINTKKILLEDGKYSLPVQIEKKVYPKQAVAEETFEKIFLERLCDCGGDFFERFVSNLLEKYFIITGRDVLNCEVIGGTNDGGIDVVIDTIEELGFTEQIMVQAKCRKNIQITEKEVREFYGALNAKGGSRGIFITTSTFHPCAEKLLLSINNCVGINGSKMFGLVKQTAYGIRKNKDGYLFDETIFNN; this is encoded by the coding sequence ATGGCGATAACGAGTAACGAAAAACAAAAAGTAAAAACAGTAATATCGGACTATCTTTCTTCAGATAAATCGTCAACACGTAAAGAAATTATGGACGCTGTTTTAGACGCTTTTGGTTTTTTCGATAAAGAAAAACAAAGTAAATCAAGTAACTCAAAATGTAATAACATTCGGAGCTACGCTGGTTCTGTTTTAAGTGAAATGTGTTCTAACGGCGATATAAAAAACGAAAACGGTAATTACGTGTTAATAAAGGAAAGAGCAGTTATAGTTGAAGAGGATCAATGCAGAAATGCAATATTAGCTTTTTTAAAGAAAAAGCCGTATACAAAGAAAGATTTATATGCTACGCTTCAAAAACATTTCAAAACGGATAAAACAAAAACAGTTGCTGATGATAACGCTTTGAAAGGATTGGCAGGGAATTTATTGAGCAGTTTAATTAACACTAAGAAAATACTTTTGGAAGACGGAAAATATTCTTTGCCGGTGCAAATAGAAAAGAAAGTTTATCCAAAACAGGCTGTTGCGGAAGAAACTTTCGAAAAAATCTTTTTAGAACGTTTATGTGATTGCGGAGGAGATTTTTTTGAGAGATTTGTTTCTAATTTGCTTGAAAAATACTTTATTATTACAGGTAGAGACGTGCTTAATTGTGAGGTAATAGGCGGAACAAATGACGGTGGCATAGACGTGGTAATCGATACCATTGAAGAACTCGGATTTACAGAGCAGATTATGGTTCAGGCAAAGTGCCGAAAAAATATACAGATCACCGAAAAAGAAGTTCGTGAGTTTTATGGCGCACTAAATGCAAAGGGCGGTAGCAGGGGAATATTTATCACAACCTCCACATTCCATCCCTGTGCTGAAAAACTCCTCTTATCAATAAATAACTGTGTCGGGATTAACGGGAGCAAAATGTTCGGCTTAGTAAAACAAACCGCTTACGGGATACGCAAAAATAAAGATGGGTATTTATTTGACGAAACAATATTTAATAATTAG
- a CDS encoding winged helix-turn-helix transcriptional regulator, with amino-acid sequence MEKIFENFTVSILKLNKLVQKIKLYEMEEYGLKAIHVMCGYYLYEHADGLTISELSKYCLEDKAAISRAVSTMRDKDLAAYDAKTYNGKITLTDKGKDFAIAVGHKADRAVNAGSADMTEEQRVEFYKTLGTIVDNLKDYYDKLTGNKTE; translated from the coding sequence ATGGAAAAGATATTCGAGAATTTTACTGTATCCATACTGAAACTCAATAAGCTCGTACAAAAGATCAAGCTTTACGAAATGGAGGAGTACGGGCTTAAAGCCATTCACGTTATGTGCGGTTATTATCTGTACGAGCACGCGGACGGGCTTACGATAAGCGAGCTCAGTAAATATTGCTTGGAGGATAAGGCGGCTATATCGCGCGCGGTGTCGACTATGCGCGATAAGGACTTGGCCGCATACGACGCCAAAACCTATAACGGCAAAATAACGCTTACCGATAAGGGCAAGGACTTTGCGATAGCGGTGGGGCATAAAGCCGACCGCGCCGTAAACGCGGGCAGCGCGGACATGACCGAAGAACAGCGCGTTGAGTTCTATAAAACGCTCGGCACGATAGTCGATAACCTAAAAGACTATTATGATAAGCTTACGGGCAATAAAACGGAATAA
- the serS gene encoding serine--tRNA ligase — translation MIDINLIRNDTEGVKAALLKRGYKADFKPILDLDARRREIIGRTETLKAEKNKVSAEIPKLKKAGEPVEPIFARMRELGDEISKNDEELKSVEDSLRHELLCLPNIPDPDVVAGEKESNEVIKVFGEQPKFDFPIKNHVELCESLHLIDYERGVKIAGNGSWLYTGTGALLEWALLNYFIKTHTADGYTFILPPHMLNYECGLGAGQFPKFEDDVYRVETAEGGAARRFMLPTAETALVNLYRGEILQEKDLPKKLFAYTPCYRKEAGSYRAEERGMIRGHQFDKVEMVQVTTPENSKAAFEELVNKACALVEGLGLHYRLSKLAAGDCSASMARTYDIEVWIPSMGIYKEVSSVSNANDYQARRNMTRYRGADGKIGYVHTLNGSGLATSRIMPAIVEQYQNADGSVRVPRVLQEFLGIEVIK, via the coding sequence ATGATTGACATTAATCTTATACGCAACGATACCGAAGGCGTTAAAGCGGCGCTATTAAAGCGCGGATACAAAGCCGACTTTAAGCCCATTCTCGATCTTGACGCGCGCCGCCGCGAGATAATAGGGCGGACGGAAACGCTTAAAGCCGAAAAGAATAAGGTCAGCGCGGAGATCCCCAAGCTTAAAAAAGCGGGCGAGCCCGTCGAGCCTATTTTTGCGCGTATGCGCGAGCTCGGCGACGAGATTTCCAAGAACGACGAGGAGCTTAAATCGGTAGAGGACAGCCTTCGCCACGAGCTTTTGTGCTTGCCGAACATTCCCGATCCCGACGTAGTTGCGGGCGAGAAAGAGAGCAACGAGGTTATCAAGGTTTTCGGCGAACAGCCCAAGTTCGATTTCCCGATCAAGAACCACGTGGAGCTTTGCGAAAGCTTGCACCTTATCGACTATGAGCGCGGCGTAAAGATCGCCGGCAACGGGTCGTGGCTTTACACGGGCACGGGCGCGCTTCTCGAATGGGCGCTTCTCAATTACTTTATCAAAACGCATACAGCTGACGGCTACACGTTTATTCTTCCGCCGCATATGCTCAATTACGAATGCGGTTTGGGCGCGGGGCAGTTCCCCAAGTTCGAGGACGACGTTTACCGCGTGGAAACCGCCGAAGGGGGCGCGGCGCGTAGGTTCATGCTTCCCACCGCGGAGACCGCGCTCGTCAATCTTTACCGCGGCGAAATTCTTCAAGAAAAAGACTTGCCTAAAAAGCTTTTCGCGTACACGCCGTGCTACCGCAAGGAAGCTGGCTCGTACCGCGCCGAGGAACGCGGCATGATCCGCGGACACCAGTTCGACAAGGTCGAGATGGTTCAGGTCACTACGCCCGAAAATAGTAAGGCGGCGTTCGAGGAGCTTGTCAATAAGGCTTGCGCGCTCGTAGAAGGGCTCGGGCTGCATTACAGGCTCAGCAAGCTCGCGGCGGGCGATTGCTCGGCGAGCATGGCGCGCACGTACGATATAGAAGTCTGGATCCCGTCCATGGGTATCTATAAAGAGGTCAGCTCGGTTTCCAACGCCAACGATTACCAGGCGCGCCGCAACATGACGCGCTACCGCGGCGCGGACGGCAAGATCGGTTACGTGCATACTCTCAACGGTTCGGGGCTTGCCACCTCGCGCATTATGCCTGCTATCGTCGAGCAGTATCAAAACGCCGACGGCTCGGTAAGAGTGCCTAGGGTCTTGCAGGAATTTTTGGGAATCGAAGTAATCAAATAA
- a CDS encoding MetQ/NlpA family ABC transporter substrate-binding protein, whose amino-acid sequence MKKLLKLLVTAALGASVLFSSVGLAACGENDDKTIRIGASPTPHAEILKDVVKDILKEKGYTLEVVEYPDYVLPNTAVENGELDANYFQHNMYLNWFNAEYGTHLVAAAQVHYEPFGVYRGSYNGESLSDLPNGAKILVPNDGTNEARALFLLQKEGLITLKAGITPSEATKLDIAENPKNFDIVEVEAAQTALSRNDAAIAVINGNYAIQNGLKITEAIATEDGSDENVHDYVNVIAVKAGNENTDKIKALTDAVLSDAVKQYVQEHYSGAVVTL is encoded by the coding sequence ATGAAAAAACTACTCAAACTGCTCGTTACGGCCGCGCTCGGCGCGTCGGTCTTGTTCTCGTCGGTGGGGCTTGCCGCTTGCGGCGAAAACGACGATAAAACCATTCGTATCGGTGCTTCGCCCACGCCTCACGCCGAGATCTTGAAGGACGTAGTAAAGGATATTCTGAAAGAAAAGGGCTACACGCTCGAAGTCGTCGAGTACCCCGATTACGTTCTGCCGAACACCGCCGTCGAGAACGGCGAGCTCGACGCCAACTATTTCCAACACAATATGTATCTTAACTGGTTTAACGCCGAATACGGCACACACCTCGTTGCGGCGGCGCAGGTGCATTACGAGCCGTTCGGCGTGTACCGCGGAAGCTACAACGGCGAAAGCTTGTCCGACCTTCCGAACGGGGCCAAAATTCTCGTTCCCAACGACGGAACGAACGAGGCGCGTGCACTCTTTCTTTTGCAAAAGGAAGGACTTATCACGCTTAAAGCGGGTATCACTCCGTCCGAGGCGACTAAGCTCGATATAGCCGAAAACCCGAAGAACTTCGATATAGTCGAGGTGGAGGCTGCACAAACGGCGCTTTCTCGCAACGACGCGGCGATAGCGGTTATCAACGGCAACTACGCCATTCAGAACGGATTAAAGATAACCGAAGCCATTGCTACCGAGGACGGATCGGACGAGAACGTGCACGATTACGTCAACGTTATAGCAGTAAAAGCGGGGAATGAGAATACCGATAAAATAAAGGCGCTCACCGACGCCGTATTGAGCGACGCGGTAAAGCAGTACGTTCAAGAGCACTATTCCGGCGCGGTCGTAACGCTGTAA
- a CDS encoding ABC transporter permease, giving the protein MSSELWREIGIGCWQTLYSSVISTVLATVIGLVIGVLLALTDKRGLLQNVVINKILGVIVNVLRSVPFLILFVVVMPFTRVVVGTTIGTAATIVPLTLAAAPFVARLTETAIKEVDGGIIEASLACGASVRQTIWRAILPEAMPSILANLAITFVTVVGYSAMTGFCGGGGLGAIAVNYGYYRNNRTVMYVAVVFIVVIVQVFQELGLWLAKRRDRRKK; this is encoded by the coding sequence ATGAGTAGCGAGCTTTGGAGAGAAATAGGCATAGGCTGTTGGCAAACGCTGTATTCGTCCGTGATATCGACGGTGCTGGCGACGGTAATCGGGCTGGTTATCGGCGTTTTGCTTGCGCTTACCGATAAACGCGGGCTACTGCAAAATGTTGTTATTAACAAGATTTTAGGCGTTATAGTCAACGTGCTACGTAGCGTTCCGTTCCTTATACTGTTCGTGGTGGTTATGCCGTTCACGCGAGTCGTGGTCGGTACTACGATAGGCACTGCCGCCACGATAGTGCCGCTCACGCTCGCCGCCGCACCGTTCGTCGCTCGGCTCACCGAGACGGCGATTAAGGAAGTAGACGGGGGAATAATCGAGGCTTCGCTCGCGTGCGGCGCGTCGGTGCGGCAAACTATTTGGAGAGCGATACTGCCCGAGGCGATGCCGTCAATTCTCGCTAACCTTGCCATAACGTTCGTAACCGTGGTCGGTTACTCGGCAATGACGGGTTTTTGCGGCGGTGGCGGCTTGGGCGCCATAGCGGTAAATTACGGCTATTACCGCAATAACCGTACCGTGATGTACGTTGCCGTGGTGTTTATCGTGGTGATAGTTCAGGTGTTTCAAGAGCTTGGTTTGTGGCTTGCCAAGCGGCGCGACAGGCGTAAAAAATAA
- a CDS encoding ATP-binding cassette domain-containing protein yields MISVRNLCKSFKSKDGEVSALTEVSLAVEKGVALGVIGFSGAGKSTLVRCLNGLEKPSSGTVTVCGRIVNDLKGKQLLSLRRKVGMIFQSFNLFEQKTAIANVMFPLSAAGVKRAQARERAESLLTEVGLADKFNAYPSQLSGGQKQRVAIARALALNPEVLLCDEATSALDPETAVQTVNLLKRINAKYGLTLVVISHQIEVIKSISDSVVVLNGGQVVESGKTDEVFGKPQSAATKRILVLEGGINE; encoded by the coding sequence ATCATCAGCGTACGGAATTTGTGTAAAAGCTTTAAGAGCAAGGACGGCGAAGTGTCGGCGCTCACCGAAGTAAGCCTTGCCGTGGAAAAGGGCGTTGCGCTCGGCGTTATAGGTTTTTCGGGCGCGGGAAAGTCGACGCTCGTACGGTGCCTCAACGGGCTTGAAAAACCGAGCAGTGGAACGGTCACCGTGTGCGGACGTATCGTGAACGATTTGAAAGGCAAGCAATTGTTATCGCTTCGCCGCAAGGTCGGTATGATATTTCAAAGCTTTAATCTTTTCGAGCAAAAGACGGCGATAGCTAACGTTATGTTCCCGCTTTCGGCGGCTGGCGTAAAAAGGGCGCAAGCGCGCGAACGCGCCGAGAGCTTGCTGACCGAGGTGGGGCTTGCCGATAAATTCAACGCTTATCCGTCGCAGCTTTCGGGCGGACAAAAACAACGAGTGGCGATTGCGCGTGCGCTTGCGCTCAATCCCGAAGTATTGCTGTGCGACGAAGCCACGAGTGCGCTCGATCCTGAAACAGCGGTCCAAACGGTAAATCTTCTGAAAAGAATAAACGCAAAGTACGGGCTTACGCTAGTCGTAATTTCTCACCAAATCGAAGTAATCAAGAGTATAAGCGACAGTGTAGTCGTCCTCAATGGCGGACAGGTAGTCGAAAGCGGCAAGACCGACGAGGTGTTCGGCAAGCCGCAGTCGGCGGCGACAAAACGAATTCTTGTATTGGAGGGCGGTATAAATGAGTAG